The proteins below are encoded in one region of Triticum aestivum cultivar Chinese Spring chromosome 1B, IWGSC CS RefSeq v2.1, whole genome shotgun sequence:
- the LOC123090762 gene encoding flotillin-like protein 2, which yields MATFRVADASEYLAITGWGIDDVKLAKKAWVFVGQQCKKFSISPVNYEFEVHAMSAEKLPFILPAVFTIGPKITATGAEASDKRDLEAQLLLYAKLIAPLHRSRSHVHELVKGIIEGETRVLAADLTMEEIFKGTKTFKEKVFNRVQLELNQFALVIYNANVKQLVDVPGHEYFSYLGQKTQQDAANQAKVDVAEARMKGEVGAKEREGLTRQNAAKVDAETKVLSVRQQGQGLKEEAKVKAEVQVFENAREADIAAAKAELAMKKAGFDKQAKVAEVEAAKAVAIREAELQMEVERKNAMRQTEKLKAEQLSKATVQYETQVQESNALFYSRQKAAEAALFEQMRSAEARKAQADAQLFEQKMAEDAKLYAKQKEAESLALLGRAKTEYAASMLQALGGNYYALRDYLMIDGGMYTEMASINAGAVNGMQPKISIWSNGGGADGAAANAGKEAAGGSALQQVAGVYKMLPPLLSTVHEQTGMLPPAWMGALPKDGAAN from the exons ATGGCGACCTTCCGCGTCGCGGACGCGTCGGAGTACCTGGCCATCACCGGCTGGGGCATCGACGACGTCAAGCTCGCCAAGAAGGCGTGGGTCTTCGTGGGGCAGCAGTGCAAGAAGTTCAGCATCTCGCCGGTCAACTACGAGTTCGAGGTGCACGCCATGAGCGCCGAGAAGCTGCCCTTcatcctccccgccgtcttcaccATCGGCCCCAAGATCACCGCCACTGGGGCAGAGGCGTCAGACAAGAGGGACCTTGAAGCGCAGCTCCTCCTCTACGCCAAGCTCATTGCCCCGCTGCACAGGTCGAGGAGCCACGTCCACGAGCTCGTCAAGGGGATCATCGAGGGCGAGACCCGCGTGCTCGCCGCCGACCTTACCATGGAGGAGATCTTCAAGGGGACCAAGACCTTCAAAGAGAAGGTTTTCAACAGGGTGCAGCTGGAGCTTAATCAGTTCGCACTCGTCATCTACAACGCCAACGTCAAGCAGCTGGTGGATGTGCCGGGGCACGAGTACTTCTCCTACCTCGGGCAGAAGACGCAGCAGGATGCCGCCAACCAGGCCAAGGTGGACGTGGCCGAGGCCCGGATGAAGGGAGAGGTGGGCGCCAAGGAGAGGGAGGGCCTGACTCGGCAGAACGCCGCCAAAGTGGATGCTGAGACCAAGGTGTTGTCGGTGCGGCAGCAGGGTCAAGGGCTCAAGGAGGAGGCCAAGGTGAAGGCCGAGGTGCAGGTGTTCGAGAATGCAAGGGAGGCCGACATCGCGGCGGCCAAGGCTGAGCTTGCCATGAAGAAGGCCGGATTTGACAAGCAGGCCAAGGTGGCCGAGGTTGAGGCGGCCAAGGCCGTCGCCATCCGCGAGGCCGAGCTCCAGATGGAGGTCGAGCGCAAGAACGCCATGCGCCAGACCGAGAAGCTCAAGGCCGAACAGCTCAGCAAGGCCACTGTGCAGTACGAGACACAG GTTCAAGAATCAAATGCGCTGTTCTACAGCAGGCagaaggcggcggaggcggcgctgtTCGAGCAGATGAGGTCGGCGGAGGCGCGCAAGGCGCAGGCCGACGCGCAGTTGTTCGAGCAGAAGATGGCCGAGGACGCCAAGCTGTACGCGAAGCAGAAGGAGGCCGAGTCCCTGGCCCTGCTGGGCAGGGCCAAGACGGAGTACGCGGCGTCCATGCTCCAGGCGCTGGGCGGCAACTACTACGCCCTCAGGGACTACCTCATGATCGACGGCGGCATGTACACGGAGATGGCGAGCATCAACGCCGGCGCAGTCAACGGCATGCAGCCCAAGATCAGCATCTGGAGCAACGGCGGCGGTGCGGACGGCGCCGCCGCGAATGCCGGCAAGGAGGCCGCCGGAGGCAGCGCGCTGCAGCAAGTGGCCGGGGTGTACAAGATGCTGCCGCCGCTTCTGTCGACGGTGCACGAGCAGACTGGGATGCTGCCGCCGGCGTGGATGGGCGCGCTGCCCAAGGACGGCGCCGCCAACTGA